From Helicobacter sp. MIT 21-1697, a single genomic window includes:
- a CDS encoding heavy metal translocating P-type ATPase: MKQHILKLEGIDCPSCAQRIEEALNTLPNTKEANIDFNTNMLYIYTDNLTKVMRTITHIEPQVSVSEASASYISPPQEDKKHSRELLSLGMCMAVFMFCMAVLYIDSLHIPPIVAYILLGMIYIGAGIPIFSATWRNFRNKIFFDENSLMFFATLAALCIGEISEAVAVMLFFRVGEFLESRAVQKSKDSINALLHIMPDIAHKKHNGSVQDLHPKQLCVGDIIVIRVGEKVPTDGKVLKGKSYLDMRSINGESVPVSVNEGQSIMAGAINTTAMLEVRVEKPFKDSHIAKIAKLTQEASANKAKTQKVITSFARIYTPIILVLSLGIAIMPPLFDGQWHEWIYRALVVMMISCPCALVIAVPLGYFAAIGQAGAQGILFKGSIYLESLAQVKNIVFDKTGTLTQGVFEILSIVPNKSYTQQDLLELAALAEQNSNHPIALCIKNVASYECDIESYEEISGKGVRLVCNKGEILAGNATLMQENHISFTPIHTPHTIIYIALENTYVGYILIGDKLKNDTKQSLLTLKHYGIKHFAILSGDNQTNVDSIAKNLGISHAYGHLLPAQKADKLASLMQQWQGKSAFIGDGINDAIVLRRSDVGISINTGESGNDVSKESADIILQHNYLQGLVQAFKIAHHTHSITWQNISFALASKIVLIILGIMGIANMWLAVFGDVGIALLALLNAMRPPHAKA; encoded by the coding sequence ATGAAGCAACATATTCTTAAGCTTGAAGGTATTGACTGCCCAAGTTGCGCTCAACGCATTGAAGAAGCACTCAATACGCTTCCAAATACAAAAGAAGCTAATATTGATTTTAACACGAATATGCTGTATATCTATACAGATAATCTTACAAAAGTTATGCGCACTATTACACATATAGAACCGCAAGTGAGCGTATCAGAAGCATCTGCATCTTATATCTCCCCACCACAAGAAGACAAGAAACATTCACGCGAATTGCTTTCTCTAGGTATGTGTATGGCTGTATTTATGTTTTGTATGGCTGTGCTTTACATAGATTCTTTACATATTCCTCCCATTGTCGCTTATATTTTACTTGGTATGATTTATATAGGTGCAGGGATACCCATATTTAGCGCGACTTGGAGAAATTTTAGAAATAAAATATTTTTTGATGAAAACTCTCTTATGTTTTTTGCCACACTCGCAGCATTGTGCATAGGTGAGATAAGCGAAGCTGTGGCGGTTATGCTTTTTTTTCGCGTAGGTGAATTTTTAGAATCTCGTGCAGTGCAAAAATCTAAAGATTCTATCAACGCACTTTTACACATTATGCCCGATATAGCACACAAAAAGCACAATGGCTCTGTGCAAGACTTGCACCCAAAGCAATTATGCGTAGGAGATATAATTGTCATTAGAGTAGGAGAGAAAGTCCCTACTGATGGCAAAGTGCTTAAAGGAAAAAGTTATTTAGATATGCGTTCAATCAATGGCGAGAGCGTTCCTGTGAGCGTAAATGAAGGACAAAGCATTATGGCAGGAGCAATCAATACAACAGCTATGCTTGAAGTGCGTGTAGAAAAACCCTTTAAAGATTCTCATATTGCTAAAATTGCTAAACTCACGCAAGAAGCGAGTGCAAATAAAGCCAAAACACAAAAAGTTATTACTTCTTTTGCGCGTATTTATACACCTATTATTCTTGTGCTTTCATTGGGCATAGCCATAATGCCTCCTCTTTTTGATGGACAATGGCACGAATGGATTTATCGTGCGCTTGTAGTAATGATGATAAGTTGTCCTTGTGCGCTTGTGATTGCTGTGCCTCTAGGATATTTTGCCGCTATTGGACAAGCAGGTGCTCAAGGCATTTTATTTAAGGGTTCAATCTATCTTGAAAGCCTTGCTCAAGTCAAAAATATTGTCTTTGATAAAACAGGCACACTCACGCAAGGTGTGTTTGAGATTCTAAGCATTGTCCCAAATAAAAGTTACACGCAACAAGACTTGCTTGAACTTGCCGCATTGGCAGAGCAAAACTCAAATCACCCCATTGCTTTGTGCATTAAAAATGTAGCTTCTTATGAATGCGATATAGAATCTTATGAAGAAATAAGCGGCAAGGGTGTGCGACTTGTATGCAATAAGGGCGAGATTCTCGCAGGAAATGCTACACTTATGCAAGAAAATCATATCTCTTTTACGCCTATACATACGCCTCATACCATTATTTACATTGCACTTGAAAACACTTATGTAGGATATATTCTCATTGGAGACAAACTCAAAAATGACACTAAGCAATCCTTACTTACCCTCAAACACTATGGCATAAAGCATTTTGCAATTCTAAGTGGAGATAATCAAACCAATGTAGATTCTATCGCTAAAAACTTAGGTATATCTCACGCTTATGGACATCTTTTGCCTGCACAAAAAGCTGATAAACTTGCCTCTCTTATGCAGCAGTGGCAGGGTAAAAGTGCATTTATAGGCGATGGCATTAATGATGCAATAGTGCTTAGACGCAGTGATGTAGGCATAAGTATCAATACAGGTGAGAGTGGTAATGATGTGAGCAAAGAAAGTGCTGATATTATCTTGCAACACAATTACCTTCAAGGGCTTGTGCAGGCATTTAAAATCGCTCATCATACTCATTCTATCACTTGGCAAAATATTAGCTTTGCCCTTGCAAGTAAAATTGTGCTCATTATCTTAGGCATTATGGGTATAGCAAATATGTGGCTCGCTGTATTTGGTGATGTAGGCATAGCACTTTTAGCACTTTTGAATGCTATGCGCCCTCCGCACGCCAAAGCTTAA
- a CDS encoding SLC13 family permease: protein MYKNFTQAAKRKSIAYETIIGILIALAFGLIAATLARFYLEVSFKVSALLGIIALLVTLWTNKALPLGVVSLLPIILFPSFGILDTKTATQNYANPIIYLFLGGFMLATATEKIGLHRIIANKFLGLFPSTPKGIISALGLASVVLGTALSNSTTAILLLPIALSLTQDYFLKLRFLLAVAFGASISGITTPIGSPPNLIFLGFLGELGFDGISFTTWIFMMAPLTCLMLYAMIYILSRNTSEYHLEINVFADVEVTSTHKRLLFFIIALLVLLFVNSPIKPFYDGLGLNENVILLAFGLLMFVPKIGFLDWDDSKSIPYELIFLFGAGFCIATAFSQSELGGAFEGFFTQFSGLPFILFLFLACLCALIATGFLNTTALIAILLPIVYTATQSFLVDNESTITMLAVTICASFSFMIPISTPPNAIVFSQGNIKAWDMVRFGFVLSLVGLIAVPIFAFIYWRWFLG from the coding sequence ATGTATAAAAATTTCACACAAGCAGCCAAACGCAAAAGCATAGCCTATGAGACAATTATTGGCATATTGATAGCTCTTGCATTTGGTTTGATAGCTGCAACATTGGCGAGATTCTATCTTGAGGTATCTTTTAAGGTTTCTGCACTCCTTGGTATTATTGCTTTGCTTGTTACACTTTGGACAAATAAAGCTTTGCCTTTAGGCGTAGTATCGCTTTTGCCTATTATCCTTTTCCCAAGTTTTGGGATTTTAGATACCAAAACTGCTACACAAAATTATGCGAATCCTATCATTTATTTATTTTTGGGTGGTTTTATGTTAGCGACTGCAACAGAAAAAATTGGTTTGCATCGTATCATAGCCAACAAATTCTTAGGGCTTTTTCCAAGCACTCCAAAGGGCATTATATCTGCACTTGGATTAGCTTCTGTGGTTTTGGGCACGGCACTTTCAAACTCTACAACTGCTATTTTGCTCCTGCCTATTGCACTCTCACTTACACAAGATTATTTTTTAAAACTTCGCTTTTTGCTTGCTGTGGCTTTTGGTGCGAGTATCAGCGGGATTACTACACCTATTGGTTCGCCACCTAATTTAATATTTTTAGGATTCTTAGGAGAGTTAGGATTTGATGGCATAAGTTTTACAACTTGGATTTTTATGATGGCGCCATTAACTTGTTTAATGCTCTATGCAATGATTTATATTCTCTCACGCAATACGAGTGAATATCATTTAGAAATAAATGTTTTTGCTGATGTAGAAGTTACTTCCACGCATAAACGACTCCTCTTTTTTATCATTGCACTTCTTGTGCTTTTATTTGTCAATTCTCCCATTAAGCCTTTTTATGATGGATTGGGCTTAAATGAGAATGTTATTTTACTTGCTTTTGGGCTTTTAATGTTTGTGCCAAAGATTGGATTTTTAGATTGGGACGATTCTAAATCAATCCCATATGAGCTTATATTCTTATTTGGTGCAGGATTTTGCATTGCCACTGCTTTTTCACAATCTGAACTTGGCGGGGCATTTGAGGGATTTTTTACTCAATTTTCAGGCTTACCTTTTATTCTATTTTTATTTTTGGCTTGTTTATGCGCTCTTATTGCCACAGGTTTTTTAAATACTACTGCACTCATTGCGATTTTATTGCCTATTGTTTATACCGCTACGCAGTCATTTTTGGTAGATAATGAATCCACAATCACAATGCTTGCCGTTACCATTTGTGCGAGTTTTTCTTTTATGATACCTATATCTACGCCGCCTAATGCTATCGTCTTCTCTCAAGGTAATATTAAAGCGTGGGATATGGTGCGATTTGGCTTTGTATTAAGTCTTGTAGGGCTTATAGCTGTCCCAATTTTTGCTTTTATTTATTGGCGATGGTTTTTGGGATAG
- a CDS encoding MarR family winged helix-turn-helix transcriptional regulator, translating to MSTQHFIGHQVGETARCLQAFFINELKTYQLSFEQGVILILISENPHTCISKIAKVLNKNKATISREVNSLVKKEFCIKNQTSHNQRTLSLALTPSGKSAVSYLKEKMKKTEEFLHAQCTQEEIDICFDVLHRIRLTLQSSLKKYKLTGGGAETTST from the coding sequence ATGAGTACGCAACATTTTATTGGACATCAAGTCGGAGAGACTGCACGATGCTTACAAGCATTTTTTATTAATGAGCTCAAAACCTATCAACTGAGCTTTGAGCAAGGTGTAATACTTATTCTCATATCAGAGAATCCCCATACCTGTATTAGCAAGATTGCCAAAGTGTTAAATAAAAATAAAGCAACCATTTCTCGCGAAGTAAATTCGCTTGTGAAGAAAGAATTCTGTATCAAAAATCAAACATCTCATAACCAACGCACTCTCTCTCTCGCCCTCACTCCAAGTGGCAAGAGTGCTGTTTCATATTTGAAAGAAAAAATGAAAAAAACAGAAGAGTTCCTCCACGCCCAATGCACCCAAGAAGAAATTGATATTTGTTTTGATGTGCTTCATCGGATTCGTCTCACACTTCAATCAAGCCTTAAAAAATATAAATTAACGGGGGGGGGGGCAGAAACTACTTCTACATAA